A single region of the Lotus japonicus ecotype B-129 chromosome 4, LjGifu_v1.2 genome encodes:
- the LOC130713761 gene encoding phosphoglycerate mutase-like protein 4, translating to MVCKLILGGALKIEKSYARSILTRSLVQTHTMSESSIDDSNSSSPHPDYAEIVVVRHGETAWNAANRIQGQLDVELNETGRQQAVAVADRLSRESKVSIIYSSDLQRAFETAQVIASKCGGVEVVKDSGLRERHLGDLQGVVYHEMTKYPAAYKAFMSKNEDQEIPGGGESFVQLFDRSTSALQRIALKHQGERVVVVTHGAFIRSLYRRACPTGKPAGKVLNTSISVFHLYGEDKWILKVWGDVSHLSQTGFLESGFGGDKTSG from the exons ATGGTGTGTAAACTCATTCTTGGTGGCGCTTTAAAAATTGAGAAAAGCTACGCACGCAGCATTCTCACTCGCTCTCTCGTTCAGACTCACACAATGTCAGAGTCTTCCATCGACGATTCCAATTCCAG CTCTCCCCATCCAGATTATGCTGAGATTGTAGTGGTGCGCCATGGTGAAACAGCTTGGAATGCTGCAAACAGAATCCAG GGACAGCTGGATGTTGAATTAAATGAAACTGGTAGACAGCAAGCAGTTGCA GTGGCTGATAGACTATCCAGAGAATCAAAGGTCTCCATTATATATTCTTCTGACTTGCAACGGGCCTTTGAAACAGCACAGGTTATTGCATCCAAATGTGGAGGGGTAGAG GTTGTCAAGGATTCTGGCCTGCGGGAAAGACACCTCGGGGATCTGCAAGGCGTTGTGTATCATGAAATGACAAAATATCCCGCAGCTTATAAGGCTTTTATGTCTAAGAATGAAGATCAGGAAATACCA GGTGGTGGAGAAAGTTTTGTTCAACTTTTTGATCGCTCCACATCTGCATTGCAGAGAATCGCCTTAAAGCATCAAG GGGAGCGTGTAGTCGTTGTCACTCATGGTGCATTCATTCGATCACTTTACAGGCGGGCCTGCCCAACCGGAAAGCCCGCTGGGAAGGTACTGAACACAAGCATCAGTGTTTTCCACTTGTATGGTGAGGACAAATGGATCTTAAAAGTGTGGGGCGATGTTAGCCATCTGAGCCAAACTGGGTTTCTGGAGTCTGGTTTTGGTGGTGATAAAACTTCTGGTTAG
- the LOC130713762 gene encoding phosphoglycerate mutase-like protein 4, producing the protein MAESSINDSFSSHPHLDLTEIVVVRHGETAWNAQGLIQGQADIELNEAGRMQAAAVAKRLSREPKISAVYSSDAQRALETAQIIASTCGGLEVFKDFDLRERHMGELQGLVYHGLEKTNPIGYKALKSEDENQKIPGGGESIVQLFERCKSALLRIGRNHKGERVVVVSHGASIHTLHKWACPNERSTHIHNTSISVFHLYGEDKWTLKIWGDVSHLNQNGFLQSGFGGNKTSA; encoded by the exons ATGGCTGAATCTTCCATCAACGATTCATTTTCAAG CCATCCCCATCTAGATTTGACTGAGATTGTTGTGGTGCGTCACGGTGAAACAGCATGGAATGCTCAAGGACTGATTCAG GGACAAGCGGACATTGAATTGAATGAAGCTGGAAGAATGCAAGCAGCAGCA GTGGCTAAGAGACTATCCAGGGAACCAAAGATCTCTGCTGTATATTCTTCTGACGCTCAACGAGCACTAGAAACAGCACAGATAATTGCATCCACATGTGGAGGCCTAGAG GTTTTCAAGGATTTTGACCTTAGGGAAAGACATATGGGGGAACTTCAAGGTCTTGTTTATCATGGACTAGAAAAGACTAATCCCATAGGTTACAAGGCTTTGAAGTCCGAGGATGAAAATCAAAAAATTCCA GGCGGTGGAGAAAGTATTGTTCAACTATTTGAACGCTGCAAATCTGCATTGTTAAGGATTGGCAGAAATCATAAAG GGGAAAGAGTAGTTGTTGTCAGTCATGGAGCCTCCATCCACACACTTCACAAGTGGGCATGCCCAAATGAAAGGTCTACACATATACACAACACTTCCATTAGTGTTTTTCATTTGTATGGTGAAGACAAATGGACCTTGAAAATTTGGGGTGATGTTAGTCATCTCAACCAAAATGGGTTTCTGCAGTCTGGTTTTGGGGGTAACAAAACTTCTGCCTAG
- the LOC130713484 gene encoding peptidyl-prolyl cis-trans isomerase CYP40-like, with the protein MANPKVFFDISIGGELEGRIVIELFNDVVPKTAENFRALCTGEKGIGPHTGVPLHYKGMRFHRVIKGFMIQGGDISAGDGTGGESIYGLKFEDEGFELKHERKGMLSMANSGPDTNGSQFFITTTRTPHLDGKHVVFGKVLKGMGVVRSVEHLATGENDRPVQDVVVADCGVIPEGGDYGVLNFFKDGDSYPDWPADLDEKHEELSWWMSAVDAIKGFGNEQYKKQDYKMAVRKYRKALRYLDECWEKDDIDKETSAALRKTKSQIFTNSSACKLKLGDLQGAVLDADFALHEGDNAKALFRKGQAYMALNDIDGAVESFKKALELEPNDGGIKKEFAAARKKVADRRDQEKKAYAKMFK; encoded by the exons ATGGCGAACCCTAAGGTCTTCTTCGACATCAGCATCGGCGGCGAACTCGAAGGCCGCATCGTCATCGAACTCTTCAACGACGTCGTTCCCAAAACCGCCGAGAATTTCCGCGCTCTCTGCACTGGCGAAAAGGGCATCGGTCCCCACACCGGCGTTCCCCTCCACTACAAG GGTATGCGTTTCCACCGCGTGATTAAAGGCTTCATGATCCAAGGTGGGGATATCTCTGCCGGTGACGGAACCGGCGGGGAATCGATTTACGGTTTGAAATTCGAGGATGAGGGTTTTGAGCTGAAGCATGAGAGGAAAGGGATGTTGTCCATGGCGAATTCGGGCCCGGACACTAATGGCTCCCAGTTTTTTATCACTACCACTCGGACCCCTCACTTGGATGGGAAGCATGTGGTGTTTGGGAAGGTTCTTAAGGGGATGGGGGTGGTTCGTTCTGTTGAGCATCTTGCTACTGGGGAGAATGACCGTCCGGTTCAGGATGTTGTTGTGGCTGATTGTGGGGTGATTCCGGAAGGGGGGGATTATGGAGTGCTTAACTTTTTTAAGGATGGTGATAGTTATCCTGATTGGCCGGCGGATCTTGATGAGAAGCATGAGGAGCTTTCTTGGTGGATGAGTGCTGTGGATGCTATCAAAGGTTTTGGGAATGAGCAATATAAG AAGCAAGATTATAAGATGGCTGTCAGAAAGTACCGCAAAGCCTTGCGCTACTTGGACGAGTGTTGGGAGAAGGATGACATTGACAAAG AAACGAGTGCTGCTTTGAGGAAGACCAAATCTCAAATCTTTACCAACAGTTCT GCTTGTAAATTGAAATTAGGCGATCTACAAGGAGCTGTACTAGATGCAGACTTTGCATTGCATGAGGGAGATAATGCAAAAGCTTTGTTCCGCAAAGGCCAG GCATATATGGCACTCAATGACATAGATGGTGCTGTTGAAAGCTTCAAGAAAGCATTAGAGTTGGAACCAAATGATG GAGGGATCAAGAAAGAGTTTGCAGCTGCGAGGAAAAAG GTTGCTGATAGACGTGATCAAGAGAAAAAAGCTTATGCTAAGATGTTCAAATAG